One window from the genome of Streptomyces sp. WZ-12 encodes:
- a CDS encoding transketolase family protein codes for MRERFAAVGSRLLDEDPRLAVVLADIGADGFADAARRHPARVLNVGIREQLLVGVGGGLALTGMRPILHTFASFLVERPFEQVKLGFGHQGTGGVLVSAGGSYDWPSGGFTHMAPGDVALLDTLDGWTVHVPGHPDEAEVLLRKAAAAGDDKVYVRLSVQVNEAPWAVDGVGFATVRQGGGGVVVAVGPMLDSVLAATEGWDLTVLHATTVRPFDGRALRAAADAAGSADVVLVEPYLAGTSTGHANDALADRPHRVLGLGVGRRELRPYGQLDEHLAAHGLDPRGLRDRIGGFLRR; via the coding sequence ATGCGGGAGCGGTTCGCCGCGGTCGGTTCGCGACTGCTGGACGAGGACCCGCGGCTGGCCGTGGTGCTGGCCGACATCGGTGCCGATGGCTTCGCGGACGCGGCCCGGCGGCACCCCGCGCGGGTGCTGAACGTCGGCATCCGGGAGCAGTTGCTGGTCGGAGTGGGCGGCGGGCTGGCGTTGACCGGTATGCGGCCGATCCTGCACACCTTCGCCAGCTTCCTGGTGGAACGCCCCTTCGAGCAGGTGAAGTTGGGCTTCGGCCACCAGGGCACGGGTGGGGTGTTGGTGAGCGCCGGCGGCTCCTACGACTGGCCCAGCGGCGGTTTCACGCACATGGCACCGGGCGATGTGGCGCTGTTGGACACCCTCGACGGCTGGACGGTGCACGTGCCGGGGCACCCCGACGAGGCCGAGGTGCTGCTGCGGAAGGCCGCGGCGGCCGGTGACGACAAGGTGTACGTGCGACTGTCCGTACAGGTCAACGAGGCTCCGTGGGCCGTGGACGGGGTCGGGTTCGCGACGGTGCGTCAGGGCGGTGGCGGGGTGGTGGTCGCGGTGGGCCCGATGCTGGACAGCGTGCTGGCCGCCACCGAGGGGTGGGACCTGACCGTGCTCCACGCGACGACCGTGCGGCCCTTCGACGGCCGGGCGCTGCGGGCCGCCGCGGACGCCGCAGGTTCCGCGGACGTGGTGCTGGTCGAGCCGTATCTCGCCGGTACCTCCACGGGGCACGCCAACGACGCGCTGGCGGACCGGCCGCACCGGGTGCTCGGACTCGGCGTCGGCCGCCGGGAGTTGCGCCCCTACGGGCAGCTCGACGAGCACCTGGCGGCACACGGGCTCGACCCTCGGGGGCTGCGGGACCGGATCGGCGGGTTCCTTCGTCGGTAG